From a region of the Haematobia irritans isolate KBUSLIRL chromosome 4, ASM5000362v1, whole genome shotgun sequence genome:
- the UQCR-C2 gene encoding ubiquinol-cytochrome c reductase core protein 2, with product MACNASKVPMLRVIAKRGYSASACPRPVGQAASVQTKQLDNKVVVASAEAQLPVTRVSVVFGAGSRHESYDTQGATHMLRVAGGLTNKNSSGFAVTRNLQQKGGNLTVTSDREVVAYTVETTANNLECGLHYLQDVIQPAFKPWELADSVPFIKNQVACVPHQVQAVELLHKAAFRNGLGNSVYVPKFQIGKLSSETMLHYVANNFNASRCAVVGVGVDQNALVGFAQSLELATAGKSGTGSNYYGGDARKDTPGNMAHVAVAGPGGAVSNQKEALAFAVLQCALGAGPATKRGAVNGPFGKALSSALGDANARFAALNASYADAGLFGFVVSTEAQNAGKAVDALTRALKSGSVSAEDVNRGKALLKVAVLDAYSTDSSLIAEMGLQAVLTKDVQSADALVSAIDGVTQQDVQSAAKKAGSSKLSVGAVGNLAHVPYASDLA from the exons ATGGCTTGCAACGCTAGCAAAGTTCCAATGTTGCGTGTTATTGCT AAACGCGGATATTCTGCATCGGCTTGTCCCAGGCCTGTGGGTCAGGCTGCTTCTGTCCAAACCAAACAACTTGACAACAAAGTTGTTGTTGCATCGGCTGAAGCCCAATTACCAGTAACTCGCGTTTCTGTAGTTTTCGG TGCTGGTTCCCGTCACGAATCGTATGACACTCAAGGCGCAACTCATATGTTGAGAGTTGCTGGTGGTTTGACCAACAAGAATTCCTCCGGATTCGCCGTTACTCGCAATCTTCAACAAAAGGGTGGAAATTTGACTGTCACATCCGATCGTGAGGTTGTTGCATACACCGTCGAGACCACTGCCAACAACTTGGAATGTGGATTGCACTACTTGCAGGATGTTATCCAACCAGCATTCAAACCTTGGGAATTGGCTGACAGTGTtccatttattaagaatcaagttGCTTGTGTTCCTCACCAG GTTCAAGCTGTTGAATTGTTGCACAAGGCTGCTTTCCGCAATGGTTTAGGTAACTCCGTGTATGTCCCTAAATTCCAAATTGGCAAATTATCCAGCGAAACCATGTTGCACTATGTGGCCAACAACTTCAATGCCAGCCGTTGCGCTGTCGTAGGTGTTGGTGTCGACCAAAACGCTTTGGTTGGTTTTGCCCAAAGCTTGGAACTGGCTACAGCTGGCAAATCTGGCACTGGTTCTAATTACTATGGTGGTGATGCCCGCAAGGATACCCCCGGAAACATGGCTCATGTAGCTGTTGCTGGTCCAGGTGGTGCCGTAAGCAATCAAAAGGAGGCTCTGGCTTTTGCCGTTTTACAGTGTGCTCTTGGAGCTGGCCCTGCCACCAAACGTGGTGCAGTCAACGGCCCATTCGGTAAGGCTCTCTCATCTGCTCTTGGTGATGCCAATGCCAGGTTTGCTGCTTTGAATGCCAGTTATGCTGATGCCGGACTTTTCGGTTTTGTTGTTTCCACCGAGGCTCAAAATGCTGGCAAAGCCGTTGATGCTCTAACCCGCGCATTGAAGTCAGGCTCTGTGTCTGCCGAAGATGTTAACCGTGGTAAAGCTTTACTCAAGGTAGCTGTGTTGGACGCTTATTCCACTGACAGTTCATTAATCGCTGAAATGGGACTACAAGCCGTACTCACTAAAGATGTTCAAAGCGCAGACGCTCTCGTGTCAGCTATTGATGGTGTTACTCAACAGGATGTTCAATCTGCTGCCAAGAAGGCCGGTTCTTCCAAATTGTCTGTGGGCGCTGTAGGCAATTTGGCTCACGTACCCTATGCTTCGGATTTAGCTTAA
- the LOC142236480 gene encoding uncharacterized protein LOC142236480 has product MDIATHEFDYKEDIDESILVNTSTVETPSVASNVVDYTSMLNALSKMMEENSRKMEENSRKMEENSRKLLKENALQMEANSRKMEENSRKLEEKFDETSRMVNEKLQQISEGMEKRVDHIENQIVELDKKVLSVDEKIMVHDEKFLHIEKKMSELEIKGGPARVIEGSKIKTPVFDGSTSFDVFTLPAFQSSISSSSLPQTRKCHFNHHEKVHQKVHESILPSLLRFYFL; this is encoded by the coding sequence atggacattgcgacgcatgagtttgattataaggaagacattgatgaatcaatactcgtcaatacaagcactgtagaaactccatctgtggcttcgaatgttgtggattacacatcaatgctcaatgctttgagcaaaatgatggaagaaaattctagaaaaatggaagaaaattctagaaaaatggaagaaaattctagaaaattgctgaaagaaaatgccctacaaatggaagcaaattctagaaaaatggaagaaaattctagaaaattggaagaaaaattcgacgaaacttctagaatggtcaacgaaaaattacaacaaatttctgaaggcatggagaaacgtgtggaccatatagaaaatcaaattgtggaattggataagaaagttctttccgtggatgagaaaattatggttcatgatgagaagtttctgcacatcgagaaaaaaatgtcagagctggaaattaaaggtggtccagcgcgcgtcatcgagggttcaaaaatcaaaactcctgttttcgatggctcaacgtcatttgatgtcttcaccctgccagcatttcaaagttccatttcatcctcatcgttaccacagactcgtaaatgtcacttcaaccatcatgaaaaggtacatcaaaaagtacatgaaagtattttgccatccctactacgattttattttttgtga